Within the Gossypium raimondii isolate GPD5lz chromosome 12, ASM2569854v1, whole genome shotgun sequence genome, the region GTGTTTTCAACAAGACAGTGTTGATCCCCTCGACTAAGTTTGTGGTTATTTggccataacgaaagccctcaTCAAAATTTTGAGCCCACTGCCACGGCTCTATTGtcggaaagatgtgtttgtctgcccctccatgtcactctcaagtcggatCATTCTTTTCCAgaaaatatgtggctctaactcgtacgttgcatacgtattaaggaaaaataagttctagtaagtcgataacatcaaacattacaacttatattgaaaatataaggttatcatttacccattgccacAATTTGTCTCTTCTAGTCAgcattcttataatttttgtgGAAGTTAGCCGCAATGTGATGGATacagtaaacggatctccacgGCACACCGAAACGCCTAATagctgcaattaaacccttccctctatcggagatgaCGCAAATGTTATCGTTCTTAATAACATACCTTCGTAAATTTgtaaggaagaattcccaagactccatgttctctttatctatgatagcaaatgctatcgggagcacgtttCTGTTACTGTCTTAAGCAACCGCAATaagtaggatctgtgtatattttccatacagCCAGGTTCCATCCACCTGCACAAGtggcttgcagtggggaaatgcccgCACACATGGATCGAACGTCTAGAACATCCAATGGAAAATCCTTTTTGCCGGCTATAACTAGTCGTCCTGGCCGTAATATGGCATTGTCTGCAACTCAATCACAGTCCCCGTTACGTACTCCCATATAGCAGCTATCCAACCTTGAAGCTCGTTATACGACGAATCGTAATCCCCATGCAGTTGCTCCatcgccatctgtttagctatccatgccttctgatatgagactcgatactggaatcgtgcttgtatttcggcaatcagtaccgaaactttaatggtcggcatgtccttcaccattggcatgatacacgtacagatagtttttgaatcaagttttccatgatcttctgtcatacgtgttgatgtgcatgtatgaggaccaacaaattttcgtatctcccacatctgagaacttctattgaatgcagctcgtacccgccaattgcagccttccgctgccttctaacactccccaacatataTGTCGGAGTAGACACGGAGACTTTATAATCCACCGATATATTCATGCTGTACCGTTTAATGGCATATAGACACTCTTCTTTACAGCtgaatctctggcctatgaataactcctcATCATCAGATGTTATGGCCAGCCCGCGAAGATgaactatttcagggtactccggGAACTCATCTACATACGTTGTATCGAGGTCTATGAGTGACATGTGTGGCCCAGAATTATTGTGTATCAAACTACGCTGCATCTGCTCCCCGACCGAAGAAGCGTTAATGccttcatcgtcaatatcatcaAGTACATCGTCTACATCGGGATCACtgtcactatcgacctcttcatcccaatgatcgccaccaccttcttcttcaccaccaaccatatcaacatcgggtgtaatattcaggtcgataccgatcccacccatagtcgattcactatcaacatatgatattggagccaccatccacggttcttgagctccgtgttcttcatcagatgcattgacatcttcattttgctccataccggctaactcagcaaataagtgaatcggtgcattcttgtcactcccattcccacagtagagatcggccattgtctccacgtcttcgtcctctacaagttccatttcgacgAATTTGACCGGATTTGTCGACACtagaaacttgtagaaaatttttgatatccttcCCTCACAACGTCtaagaatttttgcattaatccttgccttcatttcatcgaacgagacatttctattaaatttcattgctatttgttgccgacattcaaatacacatccaacacttgttgtcaagatgactccatcgaaataaacgcatacaaaaaacttagcatccatcttcaatatttaatctgtcaaaaaataaacaaaatctcataaaaaatcTCGAAcggtaaataaattacttaaaaaaaattaatgtttcaatatgcaattttgtacatgaaaaccgtttaaccactaatcctaataactaaaacaataataatattaataattttatactcaaaataatacacactaaaattattaattaggttttactaaaataataaataactataataataatactagttttttactaactagtttattttggtaaataaaaataataactaaccataataataatactagtttttactTACAATAATACTACTAAGTAACATCTTAATACCTTAATAACATCTtaatactaacaataataataataataataataataataataataataataataataataataactaaaactatcaatttgagttttattaatcttaataactaaactaaaacaaaaaattatacaaaatatacaaaacaataacaacaatataatcaattattttttaaaaaaaatactttctttttctcttctctttctctctttttctcttttttccgCAGtacctcttcttcttcttcttcttttttcttttttttctcccttCAGCTGAACAGGGCTCGCATTTATAACACGAGTAGTGCCGCCAATCAGTAtagcaccattggtgccgccaatgtctttggcacctttggtgccgccaatcacCTTGGCACAACCAGGGTGTTGTCAAATCAgtgcaagttttttttttctgtttttgtttttttagtatattttggtaaataaaaaaattataacattttgataaaaaaaaagttataatattttggttatttttaatttttttataataatttagtaaaaaaccctaACATAAGTGAACGACTGTGGGATACTAAAAGTTAACGATTGCGACATGTGAAGAATGAAATGTGGTGAACAACTGAAGAAAAAGCCACTTTCATTTTCGTTTTATTGGAAAATTGCAAAACAGTCAAGAAAATgtgtttgtttgaattttttaaaaataaaaattcaaatatgtgaaaatgacaaaaaCTACCTTCAAACCcatattcttttctttaattactttttcacatATTACATCGCATACTCTCATGTTTCATgcttttattattgaaaataaattctgATTTCTAATTTTACTAAACatgttttcaacttttcaaaaatagagatttttttgaaaataaaataaaaattatatttaaaattattaaaaaatgtcAATTCATCAAAGTTAAAAACTATTGTTTTcaacttcttctttttcaattttgcaaaatagtTTTAGTGAAAACAATTagaacaattattttaattttaaaacatttccattttcaaaattgaaaatgttaaagaaAACTAGCTTGGTTGactttttaaaagatcataaaattaatattagtatttttatcatgTGTGTGCATGTGTCGAAATCACGTATTTAGAATACAAATgtagttttaaaataacatcTAATAAacatatggtttgaaactaataataatataaaagaaaaatatataaaaagacaaaagtactattgtaataatataacttatttataataTGTAAGGTTATTTCAATGATTTTCTTGACTGAGTTCACACACTTAAATAATGGTATAGATATACAAGAAATGTGGATGAAACaatttgtataataaaattgaatggtGGGTATTTGGTACATTGGTATTGtgcttttttatttaacaagcatctttaaaaattgacatgttttttttttttaaatattttaatatacctTTATAAGATATTTGTCTACTCCTTGACCCTATTTGTAGAGTTTAAAAACTCCACTAGCAATGtaccaaataaaatttcaaggctgaaatatataaaaaaaaattaaaataaaattttggttgaagtggtaaagaaaacaattatatcataaatgTACCATTGAtgcttaatttaaataaaaatattttcataatttctcttACTCTAGTTAACCCATAACTAAGTGAAAATCACTTTTGACCAAGCTTTCTGGGCAGTGACACAATTTATAAACAACACTACCCATgtacttataaattttaaatttatgcagaaaaaaaaaagcaattttaTTTTGGGGGAGTGTCCCAAGGTGCGCATTAGACGCCAATTTGACGGTCAAGATTCAGAGACAAATTGTTTACTGTGTTTTCTGAGAAGCGCACTGTCGTCCCTCACTCACAACAATCACAAATCGTTAACACGATAGTAATTGGTTAAAAGGTGATGAATTCCCTACAACTTGCAGTCGTACAGTTGGATAAGGAAAAGCTAActcaatttatgaatatttaataaattttaaattttggaatttaatctttttatttaattaatttaaagtccaaataatgaatttatattaaattaaggtTTATATTTGATGCACTAAAAGTGTATATATTCATAAGTGAACTATATTAATGCATATTATGAATAAGCTAATGAATActttaaacaatataaaaaataaatatagttatCACATTTTCAACACATGCCTAttgtgattttaaaatatttttatgtcgatatttaaaattaatcattttggaATTCATTACTACCCCTTCCAATAATGTTCTTTCTAAAGTTCAAatcaaagtttttaaatttgggtCGATAGTTGAACCGAtcatatcattaatttttagtttgaccggttcatttgatttaattaaataaattattaaaatttataaaattaaaaaatagagattatttaAAACCAGAAAACCGGTTCAATCGATTTTTAGTGTAGTTTCAACTAGTTCCCAACGGTTCGTGAGTCAGTTGATCTAACTCCTCCCTCCcgatttaatcaatttaaccaATTGATTACAAGGAATAGCGAAATGTGGAAGGCAgtagattttattacaaaagtagaaataaaagaaaagtttttacaaggagataaaagaaaaagaaagatttctaaactatttttttattccttCTTTAGGCTTCTTCCTTCTCTATTTATAAATGAATTCTAAaactctatttaattttttttgaatcccGCACAGTTTTTTGATAAGAATTCTGTCTCTTCATGAACATAATTGCTTTCACATTGCATTGTTTTGTCACATCATTGATTTGATGGTTACTTCCACGTTGCAATCTTTTTTGTTTGCATTTGTATGCCCTCTTTTTCAAGTTGCTTTCTTGATTACTATCTTTCCACGTGGCTGCCTGTTTGGCTTTATCCCGCTTgaatattatctaaattcatttcTTCTATGTCATCTAAATATAATGAATGTAATGAAAGTCTTGGTGATGAAGTCCAAGTCTTCCACGTGCTTTTGATTTCTTCTATAATATGAGATGGAAAATCTTCAATCTCCATTTCAGCTATCTTTTTTAATAGTCGCACAGATTCTTCATCTCTATCATTCTGGATGTTTCCAGTTTCATATGCCAATATTTGCCTTCCATCAGTCCAAAGTTTATAGATTTCTTGCTGAAGTAACTATTGGGCTTTTGTCATCAAATCTATCCCTGTTTGGGTTTGATAATAACTGGGATCTTTGTAACACTTGTCAATGTTTTTTATCAATTGTTCTTTGTCTTCTTTGACTGTTGATAATTTGAGGCTTCCAATCATTCTTTGAATAATCCAAATTTGATATGactgataaaatttttctttttcagcaaTACCAATAAGGTTGCttatttcaatatgaaaataataataaaagtcatcattatttattatgtttaataatacAGACTTAATAGATGCAGAAAAATCTTTTaagagatgaaaagaaaaattttgaactactatttcttaaataaaaccCCATTCAAATCGcttatatcaaatggttcatgatccaatctaaattttatagtagtaaaattttcatctaaatCATTAGTAAAAACATAAGCTTGTATAAAATATTCTAGAAAAGCCTTTTGAAATTGAGCTTCTTTGTTTGCAAATAGCTTCatttatttttgtcaaaatttctacttgtaaaatttttctagctttattatataaacatagtctaaacattttattcataataggACTATTCttcctttattaataaaatattgaaatatatcaagaagattgtttatctccTTAATATCTATATATTCTATTTCAAGCTCTTCCCAAtctttatataaaatagattttaataataaatcaccgacttcattttctttagttttttttcaactaaaaattgtgaaaatttagtAAGAGCTCTTCTAAAATTGGCTATTTGTTCAGAAATATGGGTTttccatatttcattaataaaattatataattctaGTGATAAGCttggattataaaaatcttttatttcctaaatttgttgttgtttcaacaaattttcttcTCCCTTTATCATTTCAGCATAAGTGGCTTGAAATACTGAATTTGGATCTTGAGACCAAGGTAATTGACTTGCTGTTTTTGGTGTTAATGATAAATGAGTTCCAACTGGTTGTTTTACCATTGGATATGGCACATCATATCCTTGATTAGGATAAAAAGGTGCTTGTACAGGTATAGTCACAAATCTTTGATTAGAATTTGTCGTTTTTCCTTTGTTGGGTCTTTTATGGACAGTTGTCCATTCACCAACTTTTTCTAAAGGTTTTTTACCTCTATCCATAAGGTCGGCTAAGATAATCAGCAATAATATTATCGGTTCTTTTTAcatataaaacttcaaaattaaaagtacataatTCATTGTACCATCTAATTCTCCTAGGTACAGTTTCCAAACTTTTGTTAGTAAGGAATTGTTTAATTGCACGAGTATCgcttttattataaatttttcaagtgctaaatatataagaaagttttattcctttttattgctaataattcttttcatatataacataattaatttcatttggtttaaattttcctGAACTATATCCATATATTAATTCTTCATCATTtattgttttaacttttaaaatacatcCCTAATAATTTTGTGAGGCATCTGtttccaaaattaatttatcaccttaggtaaataaacttttggactatgatttatttgattttaggtTTTGTATAATTTCGAGTCTTTTTAGACCGGAGAAAAGgtttatcctttttaatttttcatataacttaCCTATTTTTTCAGATAAGTTAGGAAAGAAGTTCCTTCCATAATtaacaattcttaaaaattGTTGAAGTTGCTTTTATCTTCAATACTTTTaggaaattcttttatttttactataatatgatGTAATTTAAAACCATCTGCagataattttaatcctaaaaattctatttcttttttctagCTCTATTTTCTTAGGGCTTAATATGATTCCATGTTTTATAAATTCttgagaaataatatttaaatgttttctatgtttttctaGTGTAtctgaaaatatcaaaatatcatctatatagactacacaaaatttttaatatttattgaatatagAATCCATCCATCTTTGGAAGATTTGCGGTGCATTACataatccaaatggcattactCTCCATTGATAATGTCCATTAGGAGCACTAAAAGCTGTTAAAAGTTTAGATTTTTCGGTTAGCATAATTTGCCAAAATCCCGATTTACaatcaaatttactaaaatattttgtttgtttagcttgattaattaaaacatcctttcttggaataaaatatccatcaaaaataatattttgatttaatattttataattaataaccattctagcttttcctcttttattttagcATGGTTTCGACCATAAAAGTTGGACTAGAATGTGGACTATtagtttttttctattaattcattaatttgtatatcaaattcatctatATCTTGTTTAGTATAAATCATTGGTTtaactctaataattttattgagattttccaatttaatttcacaatatcTAGGGCTATTTTgccataattttaatggttcttcactaaaattatcttctaaaattttaaacaaccaaTGATTTGTTTCTAATTGTTTAATCTGTTCTTTTTTGGTGgtgtaaaattttatcacacacaaatttatgattttctactAATGGTATTTCTACGAAGATTTTCTCTGAgacaacataattaaattttatcaatagaaaatggtaaatgttggtatataaaattatttcctaataatataTCACCATGCATTGCAGGAGAAACGTTAAATTATCTATATCAGTAATTTTAGAACATTAAAATGttacttattcaaatttaataaaactcaTTACCAATAATatggattgaaatttaattttaaataaacaagtaaagcTCTAAAAATAAAGGCAGAAAGATTAAATAAAGAGCGCAAAGATTGTGACCAAATAGAAAAAATACCAAAGAATTTGCTTAAGACTCGAGAGTCGCATCTAACTAAACTTCAGTTCATAACCACTTTTGTTTTTGGTTAATGCATAAATTGCCTCTTAAAATATACCAATAAAGTTTACACTTCTAAAAAAACAACAGCCTCCAATTAAAACCTGCCACGTCTCTCtcattacttttaattattatattcgaATCTATATCTTCTTAAACTTTTTAAGTCTTGAACTGTTGTGTAAATTTCTTTATGTACTAATTTGAGAAAATCTGTGTACTTCGGGGGCAATTTGTGCATTGAGtaagtttgtttgtttgtttttggcATTTATAAGGTAACACGTACTTCTAtattacattacattacatcagGGAAATCAGTGAAAAAAAACAGTGCTGAAATAATCTCCTAAAGTGAAAGTGAAACACTTGCAAATGAAAAATCAAGGTACGAAACTACTACCATTTAAGCATCCACAGCATCGTCATCGTGAAACGTTTCAGTCATTGCTGCATGATCTTGACCGTCAATGAGGGGGTGGggtttcttttctctttcttcttcttcttccttttttttcattttattttcttcttatcTTGTAAGGTCATGGACATTGAGTCTCCAAGAAAGGAAGGGAATGCCAGTAGCAGAATCTCGATCAGTATCTTCAATGACCCTGAATCCATTGACAGGTGAGAAACATGGCTTTTTCTGGTTTTGCGAGTGATGAACCCGTGAATTGTTCTTGTTCTGGTGGTGATGATAGCCAAGATGTTGTAACTGCTCCAGCATTGAACCTGTTGCACCTGATGACTTGATTGCATTTGTtgctcttctttcttcttttctgaATCGAATTCCACAGGCATTGCAAAGTGACTGCAACTaaacaataatttcaaaaaacaaaaaaaaaaacaaaagaaaaaagaacgaACCATGCTTGTTTACAAAGATAGAATTGTTAATTTGTGATGTCTATTACCTTTGGGCCTCTTGGACCATTCCTCCAAAGCGGTGTAGAAGTGGTGTCACAGTTAGCACATCGGCGAGCTAAGAGAGGATCATTGCCTTTCCCTGAGCTGTTACTACTGCTATTTCCATTGCTTCCCCGGCTATCTTTTGCGCTTTGCAGTGGATATGGCATGTTCTTGTTCTGTAACAAGTCCAAGCAAAAGTTAGACACGCAAGAATTACCCGAGCTGCGGCCATGGCGCAAACTCTTGTCACTGTCGTTTACACAAAGGCGTGTGGATGGAGTTCCCAACGAGAGAGTGCAGTCAACAGAAGATGATGAAGAGGACGTGAAACGGTACATGTCTGTTTCATCAAATGATTTGTGGTTTGGCATGGAAAATAGCATAGAGAATGAGTTGTTTTCGCCATGAAACAGACCACATGAACAAGGACCCAAGACCATGTCTCCCTGAGAACTACTGCACTTGCGCatcatttctaaaaaaaaaatttgctctCTATGATTTTACGTCACTCTTTCATCACCTCAGTTTTAGCACTATGGGATATCAAAAAGATCGATTGGGGTTGGCTCAAAATGTTGATTATATCAACCAACAATTGCCAAAAGAGAGAAAACAGGAAAAACAAAAGGGGATTTAAGATTGAAGAGAAGACATGCATGAATGCAATTGAAAAAGAGATGGGATGGTGAGTTTATAGGTAAAGGATAATGGCAAGGGTGTACGATCGAGTTAGCCAAACAGTAAAACTGAGAGGGAAGTAGTGCAATAATATAGTGTTTGAGTAATAATTAAACTGAGAGAGGTGAATAGTACGGGAGTGGAGGGGACTGAGAAGAGTTGTTGTCTGGTAGCTTTATAAGCTAATAAAATGGCAAAATACCAGTCAGCATCTGCAGTCCACATTGTCGTGAGATGCAAATGGAGACATGTACATGCGTTGCCAAGAAATATATTAGGGGAATTATTCCAAAACGGAAagatcttaaaaaaattatttaataagaaaaaaatgaatcgATAGATGATGTCGTCTTGGTGACGGATCAAGCATAAAAGGGATACTGTTTTGCGATTGGACTTCGGGCGTGCTTACAAGATAAACATAAGTTTTAGAAGCATTGGTGTTTATGCTCCCTAAAGTGCCCCGATGCTTAAGTTAGGAAAAGGTCCAATGAGAGTAGGAAAGCAAGCTGGCTTAAAGAGCAAGAAATTGTAAGTGTATATGATCAAGATGAGGCTCGTACTTGGGTAGTTATACCTAGCAGTCGAGCTGCCTAGATAGTTGGCCAAAGCACGCATCATCAGTTGCTTGTCTAACCGTACCGGTGTCCTAGCCTAGCCAATTTGCTTAGAGGTCAGTTTGTTGGCCTTGGGGTCCTTCTTGGCAAGATCATCAGGTCTTTATAGGTATTTGTTATTTCAGGTGTTCCGTCTCCCTAGTTGACAGTCAGACGAGTTGGATGTTTACGGCCTTGTGGGTTTGAACTTTCTTTCAGCTTTAGCCAGCTAATGTTTGGTAGTGACTAGATAATAAGTATAACAATCGTTCCCTTTTGATTCAAAATCTAGTTATAAAATAACCAAACGAGGACCTAAAATTATGGGTTAGAAGCGATGGagatgaaataatttaaaaagtaaaatatattggCCATTTTAGCTTCGACCTCTAGAGGGGTGTTCTTATGGCTTTGCTTGGTATCATCAATTAGATTCTAATGTCTGGTAGTGACTAGTTAATAAGTATAACAATCGTTCCCCTTTGATTCGAAGGCTAGTTATAAAGTAGCCAAATGAGGACCTAGAATTATGGGTTAGAAGCGTTGGAGATGagataatctaaaaagtaaaatatattggCCATTTTAGCTTCAACCTCTAGAGAAGTGTTCTTATGGCTTTGCTTGGTATCATCAGTTAGATTCTAATGTTTGATAGTGACTAATTAATAAGTATAACAATCGTTCCCCTTTGATTCGGAGGCTAGTTATAAAGTAGCCAAACGAGTACCTAAAATTATGGGTTAGAAACGTTGGAGATGagataatctaaaaagtaaaatttattggCTATTTTAGCTTCGACCTCTAAAGGGGTGTCCTTATAGCTTTGCTTGGTATCATCAGTTAGATTGACACAATGGGTAGTTTTAGGGTAGTTTTCAAGCCTTAAAGTGATACGCGGAGCAAGTTTTGGGTTGTTGTGCATAGATTAGGTTTCGAAGCTACTTTGGAGCCTTAATGTGCTACATGAAATAgtttttgagggttttttttttatctttatctttAATGTGCTATAAGGAACATGTGGGGCTTTGGATGTTTAATGAGTTGCACAGAGCAAGTTTTGAACCTATTTTGGAGCCTAATGTGCTGCACCGAGTAGATTGTGGGGTTGCTTTAGAGCCTTAGTGTGCTACATGAAACAAGTTTTGAGGCTACTTTGGAGCCTTATTAATGTGTTGCGTGGAGCAGGGTTTAGGCTGCTGTGAAGCTTTAATTGCTACACCGTGTAAGTTTTGAGTGTGCTGCCGATAAACGGTTTTTGTTTTTAGGGAAGTGGAAATTAATGACTGCTcatcataattatattttaagtctCGCATTTCACTTGTTTCTTAGGTGAATTTACTTCTAaccacaaaaaaattaaaaataacaaatttgattataaaaatatttatatcttccaataattttattacttaaataggTAAAAATCAAACGTCTTTTGGCTTTGGGGGTAAGTTCCCTTTAGAAGAGTGCTAGGTTTTTGGATATTAAATagtattaacattttatttgtgGCTTCCTCAACAAAAGTGGTCCCATGGTCTAGTGGTTAGGACATTGGACTCTGAATCCAGTAACCCGAGTTCAAATCTCGGTGGGAccttaatattttgattttggtgagtggatggaaaagaaaaaggaattttgGGCTGGGAATAACAACAGCTGCCAAATGGTTGTGGTTGGTTGTATGATGATAGACCATGAGATTTGCATATTATCTAAGCAAGCAATAAGCGATGGTTAACCATTTCTTTCAAAGTAGTACAAAATCTGATTGTAAGGCCCCAAATCCCTGCTCGCAAATGAAGCTTTATAACATTTTCAAGATTAAAGCCATAAAACAAACCTTATAGTACAAAGTTTAGTGTGCAGACATGGGCATTTATACAATAACTACCACAGCGCAATCTAAGATGCCCCTCGTAACCTTTGTGCCTCTCGCACacacaaaatcatatatattattttttaactacCCACATTTTGggtgaatgaaaaaaaattaaagttgtaGTTTAAACTATTTGTATACATCATTGTAGAAAGACACAAGTTAtcttataataaatttgattagttttaaaatctttattttttaattttttttcaattgaattaatgACCATTTATTTCGTCACACGAATTCaattataaacttaaatattataatggttgatct harbors:
- the LOC105762344 gene encoding GATA transcription factor 18 isoform X2, with amino-acid sequence MMRKCSSSQGDMVLGPCSCGLFHGENNSFSMLFSMPNHKSFDETDMYRFTSSSSSSVDCTLSLGTPSTRLCVNDSDKSLRHGRSSGNSCVSNFCLDLLQNKNMPYPLQSAKDSRGSNGNSSSNSSGKGNDPLLARRCANCDTTSTPLWRNGPRGPKSLCNACGIRFRKEERRATNAIKSSGATGSMLEQLQHLGYHHHQNKNNSRVHHSQNQKKPCFSPVNGFRVIEDTDRDSATGIPFLSWRLNVHDLTR
- the LOC105762344 gene encoding GATA transcription factor 18 isoform X1, which produces MMRKCSSSQGDMVLGPCSCGLFHGENNSFSMLFSMPNHKSFDETDMYRFTSSSSSSVDCTLSLGTPSTRLCVNDSDKSLRHGRSSGNSCVSNFCLDLLQNKNMPYPLQSAKDSRGSNGNSSSNSSGKGNDPLLARRCANCDTTSTPLWRNGPRGPKLQSLCNACGIRFRKEERRATNAIKSSGATGSMLEQLQHLGYHHHQNKNNSRVHHSQNQKKPCFSPVNGFRVIEDTDRDSATGIPFLSWRLNVHDLTR